One Pseudothermotoga sp. genomic window carries:
- a CDS encoding ATP-binding protein, whose translation MEFLEKGYESHAMNKLVNLLCEEAQAESCDMFLFEEYKSLFRLVGSTHNQEKVGQLKLSRDELEKFEGNFFLEHGARIVGALVLKRPQKPEMMPSILSELAKTLWVAERIVSMHEKARKYELLGELTDVFYSASEPDGLLKGTLSIMKKALNAEVVLYLLRTEQGYVFKDADGMSKDQLIYDKLPMNHNFIVKVERSTGGIILTKTQLDFLGIKVKSVVASVARLEENIFGIFVAINKIAPSGYRSRYSFDELDLMTLEDMVKRFCLAYTRIEYQQDLRDRIERLIMHTKEYEKLIQQQQEYLRKMDLVHSLSNAMRSSYDLVNVYKTLLLGLTSGRGFAFNRALLLIRDRKTDTLVGKMWIGPKEDEDIEAIWKEAERRAVSYGDFSQYLREEALMLDSSGGLTKLIEGKMFHYKDHPILERVVVRRRLIQVTPSLIESFGSAVRDLVNLLGVDEFLVVPLVGRWDTIGVLILDNKFTRRSVSDVDIEVLKIVADSAGLAIENVMNYEELRKKTESLEKQKNMIDYLHRFTENILQNLSTAVVVFDKNGHILQCNRMFSHIVGLPSERLVGEHYLELGPVFQDLFGIAMTVLEKREAVNLSEYRLETSQGELYLDVKYSPLWDPSGGSIVGVIVTLEDVSQRVKFEQERKEREKLALLGEVAARVAHELRNPIAVIGGFINRAKKNLSNPETVEKYLNVISKEVENLERIVNEILEFSRPSVVTEFKEFDMNELIEEVIYIMQEKASKANVIIETKLSNVPKIIADRSKLKRVLINLVQNAIEASPPGGKIVVKCFSEADKLVASVFNTGEPLSDKELKKIFIPFYTTKTQGTGLGLPICKKIIEDEHGGRIWAEPKANGMEFSFEIPLKGGKENAKR comes from the coding sequence ATGGAATTTCTCGAAAAAGGTTATGAAAGTCACGCAATGAACAAGCTTGTCAATTTGCTGTGTGAAGAGGCGCAAGCAGAATCTTGCGATATGTTCCTCTTTGAAGAATATAAATCGCTGTTCAGACTGGTTGGATCCACTCACAACCAAGAAAAGGTGGGCCAACTGAAATTGAGCCGGGACGAGCTTGAAAAATTTGAAGGTAATTTCTTTCTCGAGCATGGTGCGAGGATCGTCGGCGCACTAGTTCTGAAACGACCACAAAAGCCTGAAATGATGCCGAGCATACTGAGTGAACTGGCAAAAACTCTTTGGGTGGCGGAAAGAATCGTTTCAATGCACGAGAAAGCCAGGAAATACGAACTGCTGGGAGAATTGACCGACGTGTTCTACAGTGCCAGTGAGCCGGACGGTTTACTCAAAGGCACCCTTTCTATAATGAAAAAAGCACTGAACGCAGAAGTAGTTCTGTATTTGCTTCGTACAGAGCAAGGTTACGTATTCAAAGATGCGGACGGTATGAGCAAAGATCAGTTGATCTACGATAAGTTACCTATGAATCACAACTTCATCGTGAAGGTAGAAAGGTCAACGGGCGGGATCATATTGACGAAGACGCAACTAGACTTTCTGGGGATCAAGGTGAAATCTGTCGTGGCGAGTGTGGCAAGATTAGAGGAAAACATTTTTGGCATTTTCGTTGCGATAAACAAGATTGCACCAAGTGGTTATCGCAGCAGATACAGTTTCGACGAGCTTGATTTGATGACTCTCGAAGATATGGTGAAGAGATTTTGTTTAGCGTACACTAGGATTGAGTATCAACAAGATCTTCGTGATCGCATTGAAAGGCTGATCATGCACACCAAGGAGTACGAGAAACTCATACAACAACAGCAAGAGTACCTCAGGAAGATGGATCTTGTTCACAGCTTGAGTAATGCCATGAGATCCAGCTACGATCTTGTGAATGTGTACAAGACGTTGCTGTTGGGTCTGACCTCGGGTAGAGGTTTTGCTTTCAATAGGGCTTTACTTCTGATAAGAGATAGGAAAACGGACACACTCGTCGGAAAGATGTGGATAGGACCGAAGGAAGATGAAGATATAGAAGCGATATGGAAGGAAGCGGAAAGACGTGCGGTCAGTTACGGTGATTTTTCCCAATATTTGCGTGAGGAAGCGCTCATGCTTGATTCGAGTGGAGGTTTAACCAAACTTATAGAAGGAAAGATGTTTCACTACAAAGATCATCCCATACTCGAGAGAGTGGTAGTACGCAGAAGACTGATTCAAGTGACTCCGTCGTTGATAGAAAGTTTTGGTTCGGCCGTGCGTGATCTTGTGAACCTGTTGGGTGTGGATGAATTCCTCGTGGTGCCGTTGGTTGGTCGTTGGGACACTATAGGTGTTCTGATCCTTGACAACAAGTTCACGAGAAGGTCTGTGAGCGATGTAGATATTGAAGTTCTAAAAATCGTCGCGGACAGTGCTGGACTTGCTATAGAGAACGTGATGAACTACGAGGAGCTGAGGAAAAAAACTGAAAGTCTCGAAAAGCAGAAGAACATGATAGATTATCTTCACAGATTCACGGAGAACATTCTTCAGAATCTCTCCACAGCCGTTGTGGTATTTGACAAAAATGGTCATATTCTTCAGTGTAACAGGATGTTTTCCCACATAGTGGGTTTACCGAGTGAAAGGCTCGTTGGAGAACATTACCTTGAGCTTGGACCAGTATTTCAAGATCTTTTTGGAATCGCAATGACTGTTCTTGAGAAACGTGAGGCAGTCAATCTTTCTGAATATCGCTTGGAAACTTCTCAAGGTGAGCTTTATCTCGATGTGAAATATTCCCCGCTTTGGGATCCGTCGGGCGGAAGTATCGTCGGTGTGATAGTCACTCTGGAGGATGTATCGCAGCGAGTGAAATTCGAACAGGAGCGAAAGGAGAGGGAAAAGCTCGCGTTACTCGGTGAAGTCGCAGCTCGTGTGGCACACGAACTTCGAAATCCTATAGCAGTGATCGGTGGGTTCATCAACAGGGCAAAAAAGAACCTTTCGAATCCGGAGACTGTGGAAAAGTATCTGAATGTCATATCCAAAGAAGTTGAGAACCTTGAAAGAATCGTGAACGAAATTTTAGAGTTCAGTAGGCCTTCAGTGGTTACGGAGTTCAAAGAGTTTGATATGAACGAGCTCATTGAAGAAGTCATCTACATCATGCAAGAGAAGGCGAGTAAGGCGAATGTTATAATAGAAACAAAGCTTTCGAACGTGCCAAAAATCATTGCAGATCGCTCAAAATTGAAGAGAGTTCTCATAAATCTTGTTCAAAATGCCATAGAGGCTTCACCTCCAGGCGGTAAAATCGTGGTGAAATGTTTCTCTGAAGCCGATAAGCTCGTTGCATCAGTCTTCAACACTGGTGAGCCTCTCTCGGATAAAGAGCTGAAAAAGATTTTCATACCATTCTACACGACCAAGACTCAGGGAACGGGTCTAGGCTTACCGATATGCAAAAAGATCATCGAAGATGAACACGGTGGGAGAATCTGGGCCGAGCCGAAAGCCAATGGTATGGAGTTTTCATTCGAAATACCTTTGAAAGGGGGAAAGGAGAATGCCAAAAGGTAG
- a CDS encoding response regulator: MPKGRILIVDDEENIRLLLSEELADEGYEVETAANGDECLEKFDKKKFDLVVLDIEMPGKNGIEVAGQLRKDRPGLKIVLLTAYSHYKYDLASWAADAYVVKSADLTELKHTIEELLKL; this comes from the coding sequence ATGCCAAAAGGTAGAATACTCATCGTGGATGATGAGGAAAATATAAGATTGCTCTTGAGCGAAGAACTCGCAGACGAGGGTTATGAGGTGGAAACTGCGGCAAATGGCGATGAATGCCTTGAAAAATTCGATAAAAAGAAGTTCGACCTCGTCGTTTTGGACATTGAAATGCCAGGAAAGAATGGTATCGAGGTTGCTGGCCAATTGAGAAAAGATCGACCGGGTTTGAAGATCGTACTCCTGACGGCTTATTCACATTACAAATATGACTTGGCTTCTTGGGCAGCCGATGCTTATGTAGTCAAATCGGCTGACTTGACGGAACTCAAGCACACAATTGAGGAACTGCTGAAGCTTTGA